TGAATTTTTAGAAAATGTCCAAAAGGATTAAAAAAATTCATAAATAACCAACAAAACGAACCGTCGCTTAGATAGAGGTTTTATTAGGGGATCTGTAGAGGtagttttatgattttatttagccCCCCGTGCGTCGGGTAAAAAAAAGGTTTCCATATTCTATAAAGTGATGAGCCCAAAAAATTGACACAGCTTTTTATGGGTTAGTTTTTGTAAGCTATATGAAAATGACTAAATGTCTATTTTGCCTCCATACACAACTATGTTTATTCTGATAACACGGGATTGCTGGTTATTAAAAACACCGTTACGCTAGGTCAAGGCGAGACACATCATTCATCAGTCTAGCTCATGCAGGGTTCATCAATGTAGTTTGCTCAGCCAAAATATATTTCATTGTGGCGCCTTAGGAAATCAAGTTGTGATGAGACCATCACATTTTCAGTTTATAAAATGACTTTTTTAAAAGTCTCTTATCTTATCTTTTCTTTTACGAACAAGTCTCTTATCTTATCATCACATCACCCAGACAGAGTTTGTAAAATGATGTTTTATAAGTCCTTATCTCATCCTGCCATTTGATTCAGACTTTTTTACCTCTACCACATCTGCATAATCAAGAAGTAGTCTAGACAAATATGAAAACAGTATGGAAGGGAGTAATAGAgggggaaaattttgtttttgccactccaTATTTTgtcaattttccttatgccactctaggttttcacatttcacttttgccactcttagtttttgacaattatcacaattgccattcccgtggcaaaagcaaaattttcaaagtggcaattgtgataattgtcaaaacctaagagtggcaaaaatgaaaaaaaaatatttgtttttgccacagaatggcaattgtgataattgtccaaaactaagagtggcaaaagtgaaatgtcaaaatctagagtgcataaggaaaattggcaaaatctagagtggcaaaaacaaaattttccctagATAGAGAAGGGAGAGATGATAGcctctcttttgctaaaaaaacttAATAGGAATGAATTGGAAAATACTTTCTctgtaaaaaaaatataagagtatttagattactaaagtagtggtCTAAACGTTGAGTGCAGTGTTTCGATGCCCAcactcatctgcacccggtcataaaaaatcaaaacaaatactaaaaaaatttaaaaaattccaaaaaaaattgggtggtatataatttgatgcgtgaggtcctcTCCAATTTTTGAATCGTTTGGActtctgagcagctctcggcaaaaaagacaaatggaTCAAAACAGTGCATGAACAGTAAATATTTTTAGAGACCCTGATTTTTACTTTtttgaaatttggagcggacctgacgcatcaaattatctaccacccaatatttttgaaatttttgtAATATTTATTTAGATTTTTTTATTCAGCTCGAGTGCAGATGAGCCTGGCCTCATAAATGGATTTTGGTCTAAATGTTATGTTTCTCTACGGAGGGAGTAGTGTAGAATTTTTGGATAAGGCAAGGAAGAAGCCTTGGGAATTGGGATGACTGATGGTGCATCGCGCCGCGTGACCGTGGTCGGTCACCGGTACCCGCGTGGGAGCCTCCCTCCCGGGGAGTTTCCGggaagctgccgccgccgccgccccgcaaacCGCGACCACAAAGCGGCTTGACCCACGCAGACGGACTGACGGACGCTGCCTCTCCTCCTCACTCTCGCGGGCGACTTGTGGCGGCGGCTGGCGAACGAGAGCGTCGAAGGCGGCAGAGGTCAGCCTCCAATCCTCTCTCTTCTCTCCGGCTTTCCCGCTCTCTCCTCTCGAATCTCCTATGTCGCGGCGGCCCCGGCAGGATGCGCCCGGCTGATTTTGGGGCCGCGGGTGGCTCGGCGAATTTGGGGTCACGGCGGTCCGGCGGATCTTGGGGCGTGACGGTCCGTGGCGGTGGGGCGGATTTTGGGGGGCGCGGCGCTGGCGAGGATCTGAGGGGGGAGGCAGCCGCGTGAGGAGGCAGAGGGGAAGACGACGCCAACATCTGATGGCTGCGTGGCTTGCTCTGTACTGATCTGTTCTAGTATCTCCGTTGCAGAAGTACAACAAAGAGCAGCAAACTGGAGCCATCCTTCGAGTCTCGATCCTCTGAGTAGACTGCCATGGCGCTGTGGACAGGGCTGGGTCAGGCGGCGACAGTGGCGCAGCTGGTCGGTGCGGACGTCGGCGGCCTCATCTCCATGATTGTGCAGGCCGCGATGACGGCTCGTCAGAACAAGAGTGAGTGTGAGCAACTTGCTCGTCGTGTCCTCATGATCGCGCAGCTGCTGCCGCACGTgcaggagccggagccggaggcggcgcagcCGCTGGCCGGGCTGGGCGATGCTCTTCGAGACGCCCACGAGCTCGTTGTGTCCTGCCAGGGGAGGGGCGCGGCGTACCAGTTCGTTATGGCTGGCAGGACGGCCGAGAGGTTCAGGGAGGTTCAGAGCAAGATTGACTCCTACCTAATCCTCTTCCCGGTGATCAGCCACATCGGCATAACACGCCGCCTTGATCGAATCTACAATGTACTTGTTCAAGATGGCTCCACCAGAGATGAACCGTCTCGACTTCCACAGTCGTCCCAGTTGCAGGTACGTACAACTTCAATACAAATTGATCGCTCGACCTGCTGAGAGGATATGCTGAAATTGATACTGACGGCTCGGGATGAAGGTAGTACTGAAATCTTGTACGAAGGGGGTGCGCGGTCACTGCTCATTTCTGGTCTCTTTTTCAGGAGTCTGCGGAGGTTGTTCAGGAGGTACTATCGCAAGGAATCAAGGAGTTCACGTTGGCGGAGATCATAGCTGCCACCAAAAACTTCGCCCATGACACAATGATGGGTTACGGCAGCCATGGAAGGGTGTACAGGGGGAGGCTTCACGATGGACGAGAGGTGGCCATCAAACGCATGTCAGAAAACATACAGCTGGAGGACTTCCGCACGGAGCTTGACGTCGTAGCACAGCTACAACACAAGCATATCATCCACCTCCTTGGATGGTGTGTGAGCAGTAAGGGCAAGCGCCTGCTAACCCGGCGAACAAAGGAGTTAGAAAGGCTGATCGTGTACGAGTACATGGAGAATGGCACGCTCTTCGACCACCTGCACCGAAATCAGGCCGGCTCCTCTATGCCGTCACCGGTGACGATGTCTTGGAAGATGCGcatcgatgtgctcctccgtgttTCACAAGCAATAGAGTACATGCACTGTCATTCCAACCCTCTGATCATCCACCGTGACATCAAGTCAAGTAACATCCTTTTCGATGTTAGTTGGGTGCCTCATGTTTCAGATTTTGGCTTGTCAGTCGTCTGGGACATGGCGAGTGAGGTGTCGTGGTTGGATGTCACCGTTAGAGGCACACTTGGGTACATCGACCTTGAGTACCTTCACACAGGTCATCTGAAGCCGGCGAGTGACGTGTACAGCCTCGGCGTGGTTATGCTTGAGGTTCTGACAGGGAAAAAGGCGTTTTCCCAAGCAAAGGAGGAGATGAATAGAGATCTGGCATCCTTTGCAATCCCCGTCATTGAGGCCGGAAATATTGAGGAGATGCTAGATAGGCGACCTGTACCAGAGCCAATGCCATGGCACCTGCACGCATTGAAGCGTGTGGCGCAGATTGCACGATGCTGCGTGAAGTTTGCCGGGAAGGACCGGCCTGCAATATCAGGCATCGTTGCCAACCTCGAGACGGCATGCGAGTTGATCTGCAGAGATGAGCCAGATTCAGTTGACAAGTCTGGTTTGTGGCCCTTCCTTGAAAAAGTTGACGACTCACCAGACTCTCCACATGCCAGGAGCATGCCTCTGTTCTGATCTGGTACACTAGAAACTAACTGAACTTTGTTCACATTAATGAATTCAGTCATGTACATACACTGATGAAAGGGGCTCACTGCTCATTTTGTGGTCTCTTCCTTAATTAGGAACCTGAGGTGCTGGAGGATGGGCCTTGGCACCAATCGTCCAAGGTGCATTATACCGTGGCAGGCTTCACGGCCGGTGACCAAGTGGCCGTCAATCACATTAGCCACCCGACGAGCATCATTAGGTAATCCCACGGTTCTAGTAATCTGCAGGCTTAAGACAGAGCATGGGATGGACTCACACTATTATGTATAGTTTGCTTCTACACCACCCACCCTACCTTTTCTTTTGAATCCCAGAACCATAGACCAATTGTTTTACGGCATTTTCATACAGTAATTAAATAAAGTACATATGTACAAATGAAGCAAAATACAAGAAAGGTTTATCCAATACCAGCCCTAGGTAACATAGAAATTGGAGTAAGAGACGATAATAAAGTTGGTACTGTGGACAAAGAATGAATGAATGATGCTGCGGATGTCGTTATATATGTAATGTAGTGTCGTGGCCATAGTTTAGAAGCCTGATGTAGGATGTACTGCTTTCTGTTTCTTCGTAGAAGAGTTGCAGTCTTGTATGCAGAAGCTCAGAAACCTCAATAAGCAGGCATAGTTGGCTGGGGTAGAGTTCCCCTTCAGCTGATTTTGGATCTGGTTGTCTTATCAATTTCAGATGAAATGAAATTGGGGGGCTGATGCTCCTTTTATcgaa
This region of Triticum aestivum cultivar Chinese Spring chromosome 2D, IWGSC CS RefSeq v2.1, whole genome shotgun sequence genomic DNA includes:
- the LOC123051243 gene encoding putative serine/threonine-protein kinase-like protein CCR3, whose protein sequence is MALWTGLGQAATVAQLVGADVGGLISMIVQAAMTARQNKSECEQLARRVLMIAQLLPHVQEPEPEAAQPLAGLGDALRDAHELVVSCQGRGAAYQFVMAGRTAERFREVQSKIDSYLILFPVISHIGITRRLDRIYNVLVQDGSTRDEPSRLPQSSQLQESAEVVQEVLSQGIKEFTLAEIIAATKNFAHDTMMGYGSHGRVYRGRLHDGREVAIKRMSENIQLEDFRTELDVVAQLQHKHIIHLLGWCVSSKGKRLLTRRTKELERLIVYEYMENGTLFDHLHRNQAGSSMPSPVTMSWKMRIDVLLRVSQAIEYMHCHSNPLIIHRDIKSSNILFDVSWVPHVSDFGLSVVWDMASEVSWLDVTVRGTLGYIDLEYLHTGHLKPASDVYSLGVVMLEVLTGKKAFSQAKEEMNRDLASFAIPVIEAGNIEEMLDRRPVPEPMPWHLHALKRVAQIARCCVKFAGKDRPAISGIVANLETACELICRDEPDSVDKSGLWPFLEKVDDSPDSPHARSMPLF